Proteins co-encoded in one Populus trichocarpa isolate Nisqually-1 chromosome 10, P.trichocarpa_v4.1, whole genome shotgun sequence genomic window:
- the LOC18102357 gene encoding LEAF RUST 10 DISEASE-RESISTANCE LOCUS RECEPTOR-LIKE PROTEIN KINASE-like 1.5: MPQQPHHSFLLLSILMLICSLYSIISADPLFHECTSKQDTSLRSSSCPPFASTSPPPFPFSLSPGCGHPFFQLKCSSPHSIISINNLSFALLHFDPNSSSLLLSPQLSSLTSSTTIRPAATCFSDLSSIPAHSINLSSSPFRVSDSYCSRLSVLRSCSPPNLPNCSHCPWECKLVKNPLNLLNDCGSATPRSLQKQGCQTDILEYLDNFLKIGFQVEYDESQDSFFSSCRECKSKKGICGFNSSDPEKNFFCFQSRTRFSPTWIHQNDPNRVAILCSISAVLCLVIAVLVFGIVFRFRRLKSLKTEDDPTTLFLHRHRSASLLPPAFTFEELESSTNRFDPKRKIGDGGFGSVYLGQLSDARIVAVKYLHRHHQAAAAGRAFSTKSFCNEILILSSINHSNLVKLHGYCSDPRGLLLVYDYVPNGTLADHLHGTNNLHRKSSLTWQVRLDIALQTALAIEYLHFSVKPPIVHRDITSSNIFIERDMRIKVGDFGLSRLLVLPETSSSSSGYVCTGPQGTPGYLDPDYHRSFRLTEKSDVYSFGVVLLELVSGLRAVDQSRDKREMALADLVVSKIQMGLLRQVVDPVLGVDEETMNGIESVAELAFRCVAADKDDRPDSREVVEELSRIRSRTIGIK, translated from the coding sequence ATGCCTCAGCAACCCCAccattcctttcttcttctctccatCTTGATGCTGATCTGTTCTCTATATAGCATTATTTCAGCAGATCCTCTGTTCCATGAATGTACTTCAAAGCAAGATACATCTTTGAGATCTTCTTCATGCCCTCCATTCGCATCcacttctcctcctcctttcccCTTCTCTTTATCACCTGGTTGTGGTCACCCTTTCTTTCAACTAAAATGCTCTTCTCCTCACTCCATAATCTCCATTAATAACCTCTCTTTTGCTCTCCTTCACTTCGACCCCAActcctcctctcttcttctatCTCCTCAACTCTCCTCTTTAACATCCTCAACAACGATAAGACCCGCTGCTACTTGCTTTAGTGATCTTTCTTCCATTCCTGCCCATTCCATCAATCTCTCCAGTTCACCATTTCGAGTTTCTGATTCTTATTGTTCTCGGCTTTCTGTTCTGCGCTCTTGTTCCCCACCAAatctcccaaactgcagccactGTCCCTGGGAGTGTAAGCTCGTCAAGAACCCACTTAACCTCCTCAATGACTGTGGATCTGCTACTCCTCGTAGTCTCCAAAAGCAGGGATGTCAAACCGACATCTTAGAGTACCTTGACAATTTCTTGAAAATCGGGTTCCAAGTTGAGTACGATGAGTCTCAAGATTCCTTCTTCTCCAGCTGCAGGGAATGCAAATCCAAGAAAGGAATTTGTGGCTTCAATTCCTCAGACCCAGAAaagaatttcttttgttttcagtCCAGAACTCGGTTTTCACCTACATGGATTCACCAAAATGACCCAAACCGAGTCGCCATTTTGTGCTCCATCTCCGCAGTGTTATGTCTTGTAATTGCCGTTTTGgtttttggaattgtttttagGTTTAGGCGATTGAAATCATTGAAAACAGAAGACGACCCAACGACACTGTTCCTTCACCGCCACCGCTCTGCTAGTCTTCTCCCTCCTGCGTTCACCTTCGAGGAGCTTGAATCCTCAACTAACAGGTTTGACCCCAAGCGTAAAATTGGAGATGGAGGGTTTGGGTCTGTGTATCTAGGCCAGCTCTCTGATGCCAGAATCGTTGCTGTTAAATACCTCCACAGACACCACCAAGCTGCAGCCGCTGGCAGAgcattttcaaccaagtcatTCTGCAACGAAATCTTGATATTATCTTCAATAAATCATTCAAATCTCGTTAAACTTCACGGGTATTGCAGTGATCCAAGAGGGTTACTTCTGGTGTATGACTACGTCCCCAACGGCACTCTCGCTGACCACCTCCATGGAACAAACAACTTGCACCGTAAAAGTTCTTTAACGTGGCAAGTGAGGCTTGATATCGCATTGCAAACGGCTTTAGCTATAGAGTACTTGCATTTCTCAGTTAAACCACCCATTGTTCACAGAGATATTACATCATCCAATATTTTTATAGAGAGAGATATGAGAATTAAAGTGGGTGATTTTGGGCTTTCAAGGCTTTTAGTCTTGCCTGaaacatcttcatcttcatctggGTATGTTTGTACCGGGCCTCAAGGCACACCTGGATACTTGGACCCGGATTACCACCGGTCGTTCCGGTTAACAGAGAAGAGTGATGTTTACAGCTTTGGAGTGGTTTTGTTGGAGCTGGTTTCAGGTTTGAGGGCAGTGGACCAGAGTAGGGACAAGAGGGAGATGGCTTTGGCTGATCTTGTAGTATCCAAAATCCAAATGGGTCTGCTTCGTCAGGTTGTTGACCCTGTTTTAGGTGTTGATGAGGAAACTATGAACGGTATTGAATCCGTGGCTGAGCTGGCCTTCAGGTGTGTGGCGGCGGACAAGGATGATCGGCCAGATTCGAGGGAGGTTGTGGAGGAGCTGAGTCGGATTCGAAGCCGAACGATTGGCATTAAGTAa